A genomic segment from Arenicella chitinivorans encodes:
- a CDS encoding IS110 family transposase has product MNQTEINVGIDTSKDRLDIAIRPTGDFFSVDNNPHGIKIAIERIALVQPDRILIEATGRLELPFACAAFKSGLPIVICNAWHVHSSAKATGQLAKTDKLDAFIIAHLDCTSIFLNQS; this is encoded by the coding sequence ATGAACCAAACTGAAATCAATGTCGGCATCGACACTTCCAAAGATCGACTGGACATCGCCATCCGACCTACTGGCGACTTTTTCTCAGTCGATAACAACCCGCATGGCATCAAAATCGCCATCGAACGCATTGCGCTCGTTCAGCCAGATCGTATCCTGATTGAGGCGACAGGGCGACTCGAACTGCCCTTCGCCTGTGCCGCTTTCAAGTCTGGGTTACCCATCGTTATCTGCAATGCATGGCACGTCCACAGCTCTGCTAAAGCCACCGGGCAACTTGCCAAGACCGACAAGCTCGATGCTTTCATCATCGCTCATCTTGATTGTACTTCTATTTTTTTGAACCAATCGTAG